A region of Reichenbachiella carrageenanivorans DNA encodes the following proteins:
- a CDS encoding cysteine desulfurase, protein MVDAAIDIQEIRKQFPILHQEVNGKPLVYFDNAATSQKPQCVIDALTHYYETDNSNIHRGIHTLAERATTAFENTRKAVAKFLNANETEEIIFTKGTTEGINLVATTYGRKFIGAGDEIIVSALEHHSNIVPWQMLCEEKGAVLKVIPVNEKGELIFEEYVKLLSDKTKLVSVNYISNALGTINPVKEIINAAHKVDAKVLIDAAQAAPHVKLDVKALDCDFMAFSAHKVYGPTGVGALYGKRDLLEAMPPYQGGGEMIKDVSFSGTTYNDIPYKFEAGTPNIGEVIAFKAAIDFVENLGQENIAHYEDELMAYANELLKEVPGFTPIGTADKKASVISFLIEGIHPFDLGQLLDAKGIAVRTGHHCAQPLMEIFNIEGTVRASFSVYNAKEEIKYFVDALQAVVKMFK, encoded by the coding sequence ATGGTGGACGCAGCAATTGATATTCAGGAAATAAGAAAGCAATTTCCCATTCTTCATCAAGAAGTAAATGGCAAGCCTTTAGTGTATTTTGACAATGCCGCTACCTCGCAAAAACCGCAATGTGTCATCGATGCATTGACACATTATTACGAGACAGACAACTCTAATATCCATCGTGGTATTCATACTTTGGCAGAACGAGCGACTACAGCTTTCGAGAACACGCGTAAAGCTGTAGCTAAGTTTTTGAATGCCAACGAAACGGAGGAAATTATCTTTACCAAAGGTACAACCGAAGGCATCAATTTGGTAGCGACGACCTATGGTAGAAAGTTCATAGGAGCAGGTGACGAAATCATTGTCTCTGCACTGGAACATCACTCTAATATCGTCCCTTGGCAAATGCTTTGCGAGGAAAAAGGCGCAGTACTCAAGGTGATCCCAGTCAATGAAAAAGGAGAATTGATTTTTGAAGAGTATGTCAAATTGTTGTCGGACAAGACCAAATTGGTCTCTGTCAACTATATATCCAATGCACTGGGTACGATCAACCCAGTAAAAGAAATCATCAATGCGGCTCATAAAGTTGACGCTAAAGTTTTGATCGATGCCGCACAAGCAGCGCCGCACGTAAAACTAGACGTGAAGGCTTTGGATTGTGATTTCATGGCATTTTCTGCACATAAAGTTTACGGTCCTACTGGTGTTGGTGCCTTGTATGGCAAACGAGATTTGTTAGAAGCCATGCCTCCCTACCAAGGTGGCGGTGAAATGATCAAAGATGTGAGTTTCTCTGGAACTACATATAACGATATTCCATACAAATTTGAAGCTGGCACACCTAATATTGGTGAAGTCATTGCCTTCAAAGCTGCGATCGACTTTGTGGAGAACTTGGGGCAGGAAAATATTGCCCATTACGAGGATGAATTGATGGCTTATGCCAATGAATTGCTGAAAGAAGTACCAGGTTTTACACCAATAGGTACTGCCGATAAGAAAGCGAGTGTAATCTCATTTTTGATCGAAGGCATACACCCATTCGATTTGGGACAGTTGCTAGATGCCAAGGGAATCGCAGTTCGTACGGGACATCATTGTGCCCAGCCATTGATGGAGATTTTTAATATTGAAGGAACCGTGAGAGCCTCTTTCTCTGTTTATAATGCAAAAGAAGAAATCAAATATTTTGTAGACGCACTTCAGGCGGTTGTCAAAATGTTTAAATAA
- a CDS encoding BrxA/BrxB family bacilliredoxin has translation MYPEELVAPMREDLTSVGFEELKTADAVQQHLSDHSGTTLLVVNSVCGCAAGAARPGVKMAVANSDKKPTHLATVFAGVDADAVQKAREFTLPYPPSSPSIALFKDGELAHFIERHHIEGRSAEMIADHLTQVFDEFC, from the coding sequence ATGTATCCAGAAGAACTAGTAGCCCCAATGCGAGAAGATTTGACTTCTGTGGGCTTTGAAGAATTGAAAACAGCTGACGCAGTGCAGCAGCATTTGTCAGATCACAGCGGCACCACTTTGTTGGTGGTCAACTCAGTATGTGGGTGTGCAGCAGGAGCGGCTCGCCCTGGTGTGAAAATGGCCGTAGCCAACAGCGATAAGAAGCCCACACATTTAGCTACAGTATTTGCGGGAGTGGATGCAGATGCTGTGCAAAAGGCGAGAGAGTTTACTTTGCCTTACCCTCCATCATCTCCGTCTATTGCTTTATTCAAAGATGGTGAATTGGCACACTTTATCGAAAGACACCACATCGAGGGACGTAGTGCAGAAATGATCGCTGATCACCTTACACAGGTGTTTGACGAATTTTGTTGA
- a CDS encoding SufE family protein, whose amino-acid sequence MATIQSIQDEIIEDFGMLDGDMEMTIGYVMELGAKLPELPAQYQTDDNIVKGCQSKVWLHADMNKGKVVYQADSNTAITKGLVSLLVRILTNQTPDDILNADLFFHEKIGMNRFIGTQRSNGFAAMIKQMQIYALAMKAKINQ is encoded by the coding sequence ATGGCTACTATTCAATCCATTCAGGACGAAATAATTGAAGACTTTGGGATGCTCGATGGAGATATGGAAATGACCATCGGTTATGTCATGGAATTGGGAGCGAAGCTACCCGAACTCCCTGCACAGTATCAAACAGACGACAATATTGTAAAAGGCTGCCAGTCTAAAGTCTGGCTCCATGCTGATATGAACAAGGGTAAGGTGGTCTATCAGGCCGATAGCAATACGGCGATTACCAAAGGGCTAGTGAGTTTGCTGGTCAGAATTTTGACCAACCAGACACCTGATGATATTTTGAACGCAGATCTATTTTTTCACGAGAAGATAGGTATGAATAGGTTTATTGGTACCCAACGATCTAATGGTTTTGCGGCTATGATCAAACAGATGCAGATTTACGCATTAGCCATGAAGGCAAAAATTAATCAATAA
- the panB gene encoding 3-methyl-2-oxobutanoate hydroxymethyltransferase, with protein MSVHQSNIKRVTTHQLQEMKNRGEKISMLTAYDYSMARILDQAGIDVLLVGDSASNVMAGNETTLPITLDQMIYHAQGVVRGISRAFVVVDLPFGSYQGNSSEALRSAIKIMKESGAHSVKLEGGAEIQESIVRILSAGVPVMGHLGLTPQSIYKFGTYTVRAREEAEADKLIADAKLLEETGCYAIVLEKIPSKLAKLVAETVSIPIIGIGAGPHVDGQVLVTHDMLGITQEFQPRFLRQYTNISQIMTEAVQGYIKDVKAKGFPSEKESY; from the coding sequence ATGTCCGTCCACCAGTCCAATATCAAGCGAGTTACTACGCACCAACTTCAAGAAATGAAAAATCGTGGAGAGAAGATCTCCATGCTTACCGCTTATGATTATTCAATGGCTCGGATATTGGATCAGGCGGGTATAGATGTACTACTCGTAGGAGATTCAGCATCCAATGTGATGGCTGGTAACGAGACGACTTTACCAATCACTTTGGATCAAATGATTTATCATGCGCAAGGTGTAGTAAGAGGGATCAGTAGGGCTTTCGTAGTAGTCGATTTGCCATTTGGTAGTTATCAAGGCAATTCATCTGAAGCCTTAAGATCAGCAATAAAAATCATGAAAGAATCTGGTGCACATTCGGTGAAGCTGGAAGGTGGTGCAGAGATTCAAGAAAGTATTGTAAGAATCTTGAGTGCAGGAGTACCTGTGATGGGGCATCTAGGATTGACTCCTCAATCCATTTACAAATTTGGCACCTATACAGTAAGAGCACGAGAAGAAGCTGAAGCAGACAAGTTGATTGCTGATGCTAAGCTCTTAGAAGAAACGGGTTGTTATGCCATTGTATTGGAGAAAATCCCAAGCAAGCTGGCCAAACTGGTCGCCGAGACCGTGAGTATTCCGATCATCGGAATCGGAGCAGGACCCCATGTAGATGGTCAAGTGCTCGTCACACACGATATGCTCGGTATCACACAAGAATTTCAGCCCAGATTCTTGCGTCAATACACCAATATCAGCCAAATCATGACAGAGGCCGTGCAAGGCTACATCAAGGATGTAAAAGCTAAAGGCTTTCCTAGTGAGAAGGAGAGTTATTAG
- a CDS encoding iron-sulfur cluster assembly protein, whose amino-acid sequence MAEVNNLREKVLAAIKTVYDPEIPVDVYELGLIYEINVFPVNNVYVLMTLTSPACPSAEAIPDEIKQKIEQVEGVGKVDVEVTFDPPYETEMMSEAAKLELGFL is encoded by the coding sequence ATGGCAGAAGTAAACAACTTAAGAGAAAAAGTACTAGCAGCAATCAAGACGGTCTACGATCCTGAGATTCCTGTAGATGTATATGAGTTGGGTTTGATCTATGAGATCAATGTTTTCCCAGTCAATAATGTCTATGTGCTGATGACTTTGACTTCGCCAGCTTGCCCTTCTGCAGAGGCTATTCCTGACGAAATCAAACAGAAAATAGAGCAGGTAGAAGGTGTGGGAAAAGTGGATGTGGAAGTCACTTTCGACCCTCCCTATGAGACCGAAATGATGTCTGAAGCAGCCAAGTTGGAACTTGGGTTTTTATAA
- a CDS encoding thioredoxin family protein, translating to MPQSKSTMMPLGTVAPAFSLPDTVSGNTLSLSDVKSEKGTVVMFICNHCPYVIYVQDKVVELACDFQNKGVGFVAISANDVENYPEDAPDLMKEHAEKHNFPFPYLYDESQQVAKAFDAACTPDFFVFDSQGKCVYRGRMDGATPGNNVPVTGEELKMALNYLVEGLPIDTEQHSSIGCGIKWKK from the coding sequence ATGCCTCAATCCAAATCAACCATGATGCCGTTGGGCACTGTAGCTCCGGCATTTTCACTTCCTGATACTGTTTCTGGCAACACACTTTCTCTTTCAGATGTAAAATCTGAAAAAGGGACGGTCGTCATGTTCATTTGTAATCATTGTCCATATGTGATTTATGTACAGGATAAGGTAGTTGAGTTGGCTTGTGATTTTCAAAACAAAGGCGTTGGTTTTGTAGCGATAAGCGCTAATGATGTAGAGAACTACCCAGAAGATGCTCCTGATTTGATGAAAGAGCATGCAGAAAAGCACAATTTTCCTTTTCCATACCTCTATGATGAATCCCAGCAAGTAGCTAAAGCTTTTGATGCAGCTTGTACGCCTGATTTTTTTGTATTCGATAGCCAGGGTAAGTGCGTTTATCGTGGGCGAATGGACGGCGCCACACCAGGTAACAATGTCCCAGTTACAGGTGAAGAATTAAAAATGGCACTGAACTATTTGGTGGAAGGCCTTCCTATAGATACCGAACAGCATTCGAGTATAGGATGTGGGATCAAATGGAAGAAATAA